The following proteins come from a genomic window of Miscanthus floridulus cultivar M001 chromosome 2, ASM1932011v1, whole genome shotgun sequence:
- the LOC136540374 gene encoding putative pentatricopeptide repeat-containing protein At5g08310, mitochondrial — MSLGRLGRAPSSLFLLQSFTTTAAGAPPTAPTPSSPGFLANHLLDEFSRPRATRDAARLRRLAAYLTPPAAESVILRLPSWRHALDFFRWAAEQPGFRHSCYSLNAMASLLPPHQRAHLDRLATDALASRCSMTPGALGFLLRRLGAAGLPDTAARVFDAARTTLSCAPNSYTYNCLLEALGKAGRAEDAEARLQEMVASCGDESVDRYTLSSLLNCYCNAGRPEDASAVLQRMSEKAWVDEHVLTMLAVAFSKWGKVEDAVELIGRMEALGMRPSEKTLSVLVHGFARQGRVDMAMDVFGKMASYGFSVDLAMYSVLIEGLCGGNEMGKAVKLFQDMKRDRVTPDVRLLKKMIEAFCRQGDFSIVGPFINENAVHLKPGSAVLLYNVILEGLTNHGEVEAAYQLLSSMVRGGQRVSDDDTVGVHIFVISEDIKPNSDSFNIVVCGLCKVKKLDLALALTKDMVGLGCKGKLLMFNDLILELCNWDRLDEAYEIFNQMKDLGLKPSEFTYNSLFYGICRRKDTSAATDLLREMWTNSHKPWIKNCTEMVQQLCFSGRITEALQFLDEMLKLGFLPDIVTYSAAMNGMCKIGEIENALGLFRDISSKCYLPDAVAHNILINGFRKAGKFDEAQEIMEEMLSKGLFPSVVTYNLMIDIWCKSGRIDKAITCIYKMIDEEKPPTVVTYTSLLDGLCNAGRPDEAIVLWCKMSEKGCSPNEIAYTAFVNGLCKCGRMETAVNYYEEMKMKGFDLDIFSLLNLTNSLIAQGQASKGCELLKVILQKDVVHSNHLKMVGLIDKATKELSKDGRISSDIMILVDKWLVSRGQGMHIEDGSKSDLP, encoded by the coding sequence ATGTCTCTAGGCCGCCTCGGCCGCGCGCCCTCGTCGCTATTCCTGCTCCAGTccttcaccaccaccgccgccggcgcTCCGCCGACCGCGCCCACCCCCTCATCCCCGGGCTTCCTCGCGAACCACCTGCTCGACGAATTCTCCCGCCCGCGCGCCACCCGTGACGCGgcccgcctccgccgcctcgcgGCGTACCTCACGCCGCCCGCCGCGGAGTCCGTCATCCTCCGCCTGCCGTCCTGGCGCCACGCGCTCGACTTCTTCCGCTGGGCCGCCGAGCAGCCGGGCTTCCGCCACTCCTGCTATTCCCTCAACGCCATGGCATCACTCCTGCCACCGCACCAGCGCGCGCACCTTGACCGCCTCGCCACCGACGCGCTCGCCTCTCGCTGCTCCATGACGCCCGGCGCGCTGGGgttcctcctccgccgcctcggcGCGGCTGGCCTCCCGGATACCGCTGCCCGCGTCTTTGATGCAGCGAGGACGACGCTCAGCTGCGCCCCAAACTCGTACACGTACAACTGCCTCCTCGAAGCACTCGGCAAGGCCGGCCGTGCGGAAGACGCCGAGGCGCGGTTGCAGGAGATGGTGGCGAGTTGCGGTGACGAGAGTGTCGACAGGTACACGCTCTCCTCGCTCCTAAATTGCTATTGCAACGCGGGGCGTCCTGAAGACGCGAGCGCCGTGTTACAGAGAATGAGCGAGAAGGCCTGGGTGGATGAGCACGTGTTGACGATGCTTGCTGTGGCGTTCAGCaagtggggaaaggtggaggatGCAGTTGAGCTGATTGGGAGGATGGAGGCACTTGGCATGCGACCAAGCGAGAAGACATTGAGCGTTCTGGTACATGGGTTTGCCAGGCAGGGGAGGGTTGATATGGCCATGGATGTGTTTGGTAAGATGGCCAGTTATGGATTCAGTGTGGATTTGGCGATGTACAGTGTGTTAATTGAGGGGCTGTGTGGTGGAAACGAGATGGGGAAGGCTGTTAAATTGTTTCAGGATATGAAGAGGGACAGAGTTACACCTGATGTCCGCTTGCTAAAGAAGATGATTGAGGCATTCTGTAGACAAGGAGATTTCTCTATTGTTGGCCCATTCATTAATGAAAATGCAGTGCATCTGAAACCCGGCAGTGCTGTCCTATTATATAATGTGATTCTTGAAGGTCTTACTAACCATGGAGAGGTAGAAGCAGCATATCAGTTGCTTAGCTCCATGGTGCGTGGTGGTCAGAGGGTTAGTGACGATGATACTGTTGGTGTGCATATTTTTGTTATCAGTGAAGATATTAAACCAAACTCTGATTCGTTTAACATTGTAGTGTGCGGCCTTTGTAAGGTTAAGAAGCTGGATCTGGCTTTGGCTCTCACAAAGGACATGGTTGGCCTTGGTTGCAAGGGAAAGCTTTTGATGTTTAATGATTTGATACTTGAATTGTGCAATTGGGATAGACTAGATGAAGCATATGAGATATTCAACCAAATGAAGGATCTTGGTTTGAAACCCTCCGAGTTCACATATAATTCATTGTTTTATGGTATTTGTAGAAGAAAAGATACTAGTGCTGCCACTGATCTGCTGAGGGAGATGTGGACAAACTCGCACAAACCATGGATTAAGAACTGCACAGAGATGGTCCAACAGCTTTGTTTCAGTGGCAGGATAACAGAAGCCTTGCAATTTCTCGATGAAATGTTAAAATTAGGTTTTCTTCCTGACATTGTCACGTACTCTGCTGCCATGAATGGGATGTGTAAAATTGGAGAGATAGAAAATGCATTAGGGCTTTTCCGTGACATTTCTTCCAAATGTTATCTTCCAGATGCGGTGGCACATAATATCTTGATAAATGGATTCCGGAAAGCTGGCAAGTTTGATGAGGCGCAAGAAATCATGGAAGAAATGTTGAGTAAGGGTCTGTTTCCTTCTGTAGTTACCTACAATCTTATGATTGATATTTGGTGCAAGTCTGGCAGGATCGACAAAGCAATCACTTGCATATATAAAATGATTGATGAAGAGAAGCCACCAACAGTTGTTACATATACAAGTTTGTTAGATGGACTCTGTAATGCTGGAAGGCCTGATGAAGCCATTGTTTTGTGGTGCAAAATGAGTGAAAAAGGCTGTTCGCCAAATGAGATAGCATATACTGCTTTTGTTAATGGACTGTGCAAGTGTGGTCGAATGGAGACTGCAGTGAACTACTATGAAGAGATGAAGATGAAAGGTTTTGACTTGGATATTTTTTCCCTATTAAATTTGACAAATTCGTTGATAGCACAGGGACAGGCCAGTAAAGGATGTGAGCTTTTGAAAGTTATTCTCCAAAAAGACGTGGTGCACAGTAATCATTTGAAAATGGTAGGCTTAATAGATAAAGCGACAAAGGAGCTGTCCAAAGATGGAAGAATCTCTTCAGATATCATGATACTTGTAGATAAATGGTTAGTTTCAAGGGGTCAAGGTATGCACATCGAAGATGGAAGCAAATCAGATCtgccttag
- the LOC136535347 gene encoding nuclear pore complex protein NUP155-like, translated as MAWAEDEAIGPDVASAGLHVSERIGRDAAAQPDLDESLEASRYASHPYSSHPKEWPSLVEVAETRQLPPMLIERYNTAAGEGTALCGIFADIHRAWATVDNSFFVWRFDKWDGQCQEHNVDEQAICAVGLARAKPGIFIEAIQYLLVLATTVELILVGVCCSASADGTDPYAELSLQPLPEYMIATDGVTMTCITCTDKGQIFLAGRDGHIYEFQYTTGSGWRKRCRKVCLTTGIGSLLSRWVLPNAFKFSTVDPIVYMVMDEERNTIYARTEGMKLQLFDLGANGDGPLTKIAEEKNIVDPRDAPYGGWNARRAARSSKPSIVCISPLSAMESKWLHSVAVLSDGKRLFLTTSGGSGSSVGLNSVLQRPTCLKIVATRPSPPLGVGGGLTFGAVSAAGRAHPEDLALKVESAFYSAGALIMSDSSATAMSSLLAVQKDSAAQLSLPSTFGTASRTSRALRETVSALPVEGRMLCASDVLPLPDAAYTMQSLYADVECFTGFRKPSEKACIKLWAKGDLPTQHILPRRRVVVFNTMGLMEVIFNRPVDILRKLFDGNTLRSQIEEFFNRFGAGEAAAMCLMLAAKLLYAEDSLISNAVSEKAAEAFEDPGLVGMPQIDGTTALSNTRTQAGGFSMGQVVQEAEPLFSGAYEGLCLCSSRLLYPIWELPIMVIRGPAGTNKREDGIIVCRLSAGAMKILESKIHSLEAFLRSRRNKRRGLYGYVAGLGDSGSILYKTGPIIGPGGHSNGRSPYNSQIRDMNPADKSASNKKPRLLYTSAELAAMEVRAMECLRRLLRRSGEALFLLQLICQHNVARLAQTLGNDLCKKLVQLTFHQLVCSEDGDQLAMRLISALMEYYIGPEGRGTVEEISTKLREGCPSYFNESDYKYYLAVECLERASMTNNPDERDILARDAFNLLTKIPDSADLSAICKRFENLRFYEAVVRLPLQKAQALDSNADVINGQIDPRHHDTIMLQREQCYEIVMNALWTLKGVGHSRMQSADKSSGLATAVDPASRSKYIKQIIQLSVQWPDTVFHEYLYRTLIELGLENELLEYGGSDLVSFLQSAGRKHQEEVRSISSVTSGAAKLHDLGAPISTSQTKYLELLARYYVRKGEHIAAARMLLILAERQCSNSEEAPTLDKRYEYLRDAVLQAKSAGIAADSSRNPIDSSTVDLLEGKLAVLRFQMQIKKELELMAARVENIPSSSESPSVPFPRDNILADAETAKAAKDKANELSLNLKSITQLYNDYAVPFGLWEVCLEMLSFANYSGDADSKIVREIWARLLDQALTKGGVAEACSVVKRVGSKLDPADGACLPLDIICVHLEKAALDRLSSGEELVGDDDVARALLGACKGLPEPVLAVYDQLLSNGAIIPSLNLKLRLLRSVLAILREWGISVVAHRLGTTSAGASFFLDGTFSLNQTGTANQGARDKIISLANRYMTEVKRLNLPQNQTENVYRGFRELEEKLLSPY; from the exons ATGGCGTGGGCGGAGGACGAGGCCATCGGCCCCGACGTGGCCTCGGCGGGTCTTCACGTCTCGGAGCGGATCGGCCGCGACGCCGCCGCGCAGCCCGACCTGGATGAGTCCCTTGAAGCCTCGCGCTACGCGTCCCACCCCTACTCCTCGCACCCCAAGGAG TGGCCTTCTTTGGTGGAAGTTGCAGAAACTCGTCAACTCCCTCCTATGTTGATTGAAAGATATAACACAGCTGCCGGTGAAGGAACAGCTCTTTGCGGGATTTTTGCTGACATACATCGAGCCTGGGCAACTGTTGACAATTCATTTTTCGTCTGGCGTTTTGATAAATG GGATGGGCAGTGCCAAGAGCATAATGTCGATGAGCAAGCAATTTGTGCTGTTGGCCTTGCTAGGGCAAAGCCTGGGATTTTCATTGAAGCCATTCAATACCTTTTAGTTTTAGCAACTACTGTTGAG CTGATACTTGTTGGAGTTTGCTGTTCTGCAAGTGCTGATGGAACGGACCCATATGCTGAGCTTTCATTACAACCTTTACCTGAGTACATGATTGCCACTGATGGTGTCACAATGACATGCATCACATGTACAGACAAGGGCCAAATTTTTCTAGCTGGTCGCGATGGCCATATATATGAATTTCAGTATACAACTGGTTCAGGTTGGCGTAAACGCTGCCGTAAAGTTTGTCTTACTACTGGTATTGGCAGCCTTCTTTCTAG GTGGGTACTGCCAAATGCATTCAAATTCTCAACCGTTGATCCAATTGTTTATATGGTCATGGATGAGGAGAGGAACACTATCTATGCGCGTACCGAGGGCATGAAATTGCAATTATTTGATCTAGGAGCTAATGGTGATGGCCCTTTGACAAAAATTGCTGAAGAAAAGAACATTGTTGATCCACGGGATGCTCCTTATGGTGGTTGGAATGCGCGAAGAGCTGCACGATCATCAAAACCATCAATTGTTTGCATCTCACCTCTATCTGCTATGgaatcaaaatggctccattctGTTGCTGTTTTATCAGATGGGAAGAGATTATTCCTCACTACATCAGGTGGAAGTGGTTCTTCAGTTGGATTGAACAGTGTTCTGCAGAGGCCAACCTGTTTAAAAATTGTTGCTActaggccgtccccacctctggGGGTTGGTGGTGGGCTTACATTTGGTGCTGTTTCTGCGGCTGGCAGAGCTCATCCTGAGGATCTAGCTTTGAAAGTTGAGTCTGCTTTCTATTCTGCTGGTGCTCTTATAATGTCAGATTCATCCGCTACAGCCATGTCATCTCTTCTGGCTGTGCAGAAAGATTCAGCTGCGCAGCTATCCCTTCCCAGTACCTTCGGAACAGCTTCTAGAACCTCCCGAGCTCTACGAGAAACAGTCTCTGCTTTGCCTGTTGAGGGTCGAATGCTTTGTGCCTCTGATGTCTTACCACTTCCCGATGCTGCTTACACGATGCAGTCTTTGTATGCTGATGTGGAATGCTTCACAGGTTTCAGAAAACCTTCTGAGAAGGCATGTATAAAACTGTGGGCAAAAGGAGATCTTCCTACCCAGCATATCTTGCCTCGGAGGAGGGTTGTTGTATTCAATACTATGGGTTTGATGGAGGTAATTTTTAACAGGCCTGTTGATATTCTAAGGAAATTGTTTGATGGGAACACCCTGAGATCACAAATTGAAGAATTCTTTAATCGCTTTGGTGCTGGAGAGGCTGCAGCAATGTGCTTAATGCTAGCTGCGAAGCTACTTTATGCTGAAGATAGTCTGATAAGCAATGCTGTTTCTGAGAAAGCTGCTGAGGCATTTGAGGACCCTGGGCTTGTTGGGATGCCTCAAATTGATGGCACCACTGCTTTATCTAATACGCGAACTCAAGCTGGAGGCTTTAGTATGGGCCAAGTTGTTCAAGAAGCAGAACCTTTGTTTTCTGGTGCATATGAAGGCCTTTGTTTGTGCTCGTCAAGACTACTTTATCCCATATGGGAGCTCCCTATTATGGTGATTCGGGGACCGGCTGGTACTAATAAACGCGAGGATGGCATAATTGTTTGCAGGCTTTCAGCTGGGGCCATGAAAATTCTTGAGAGTAAGATTCATTCTCTGGAAGCATTTTTAAGATCTAGAAGGAACAAGAGAAGGGGCCTTTATGGTTATGTTGCTGGTCTTGGCGATTCTGGTTCCATACTCTACAAGACAGGGCCTATTATTGGTCCTGGAGGGCATAGCAATGGCAGGAGTCCATACAACTCCCAAATTCGAGATATGAACCCTGCAGACAAATCTGCATCAAATAAAAAGCCAAGGCTGCTTTATACATCAGCAGAACTAGCTGCTATGGAG GTGAGGGCAATGGAGTGTCTTAGGCGGTTGCTTAGGAGATCTGGTGAAGCACTCTTTCTGCTTCAACTTATTTGCCAGCATAATGTTGCCCGTTTGGCTCAGACGCTGGGCAATGATTTATGCAAGAAATTAGTTCAGTTAACATTTCATCAATTGGTATGTTCGGAGGATGGTGATCAGCTTGCGATGCGTCTTATTTCTGCACTCATGGAG TACTATATTGGCCCGGAGGGCAGAGGAACTGTTGAAGAAATCAGTACTAAATTGAGGGAGGGTTGCCCTAGTTACTTCAATGAGTCAGACTACAAATATTACTTGGCAGTGGAGTGCCTTGAGAGAGCATCTATGACTAATAACCCCGATGAGAGAGATATTCTTGCTAGAGATGCTTTCAACCTCTTGACTAAAATTCCAGACTCTGCTGATTTGAGTGCCATATGCAAGAGATTTGAGAACCTAAG ATTTTACGAGGCTGTAGTCCGGTTGCCTCTGCAGAAAGCTCAAGCACTTGACTCCAATGCTGATGTTATCAATGGTCAAATTGATCCAAGGCATCATGATACCATAATGTTGCAGCGTGAACAATGCTATGAGATTGTTATGAATGCTCTGTGGACTCTCAAGGGTGTTGGGCATAGTCGAATGCAAAGTGCAGACAAGTCATCTGGTCTAGCAACTGCTGTTGATCCAGCTTCTCGAAGCAAGTACATCAAACAAATTATCCAACTTAGTGTCCAATGGCCAGACACAGTTTTCCATGAGTATCTATACAGGACACTTATTGAGCTcggtctagaaaatgagcttttgGAGTATGGTGGTTCTGATTTGGTTTCTTTTCTGCAGAGTGCTGGTCGTAAGCATCAAGAAGAG GTTCGGTCAATTTCTTCAGTTACATCCGGAGCTGCTAAGTTGCATGATTTAGGTGCACCTATCTCGACTAGTCAAACAAAGTATCTTGAGCTCCTAGCTAGGTACTATGTTCGCAAGGGGGAGCATATTGCTGCTGCCAGGATGTTGTTAATATTGGCAGAGCGACAGTGCTCCAATTCCGAAGAAGCTCCAACTCTTGACAAGAG GTATGAATATCTCAGAGATGCTGTGCTTCAGGCCAAAAGCGCAGGCATCGCTGCTGATTCGTCTAGAAATCCTATTGATAGTAGCACAGTGGATTTGCTTGAAGGCAAACTTGCCGTGCTACGCTTCCAAATGCAAATAAAAAAAGAATTGGAGCTCATGGCTGCGCGGGTTGAAAATATTCCAAGCAGTTCTGAATCACCTAGTGTCCCGTTCCCTCGGGACAACATTCTTGCTGATGCAGAGACTGCTAAGGCTGCTAAGGATAAGGCAAATGAACTATCATTGAATCTCAAGAGTATCACTCAACTGTATAATGATTATGCTGTTCCATTTGGTCTCTGGGAG GTTTGCCTGGAAATGCTGAGCTTTGCTAATTACTCTGGAGATGCTGATAGCAAAATTGTTCGAGAAATTTGGGCTAGACTCCTTGATCAGGCACTTACAAAAGGTGGTGTTGCAGAAGCATGTTCTGTGGTGAAAAGAGTAGGCTCGAAACTTGATCCTGCAGATGGAGCTTGTTTACCTTTAGATATAATATGCGTTCATCTTGAGAAGGCTGCATTG GATAGATTAAGTTCAGGAGAAGAATTAGTTGGTGATGATGATGTTGCAAGAGCTCTTCTTGGTGCCTGTAAAGGTCTTCCTGAACCTGTACTTGCTGTGTATGATCAACTGTTATCTAACGGTGCAATCATACCCTCACTAAATCTGAAGTTGCGCCTGCTCCGATCAGTTCTTGCAATCCTCCGTGAGTGGGGGATATCTGTCGTTGCACATAGGCTAGGCACCACAAGTGCTGGGGCTTCATTCTTTCTTGATGGAACATTCTCACTAAACCAAACAGGGACTGCAAATCAAGGTGCTCGAGATAAAATAATTAGTTTGGCGAACAG GTACATGACTGAGGTGAAGCGATTAAACCTTCCACAGAACCAAACGGAGAATGTCTACCGTGGTTTCCGTGAACTCGAGGAGAAATTACTCTCTCCTTATTAG
- the LOC136540373 gene encoding probable UDP-3-O-acyl-N-acetylglucosamine deacetylase 1, mitochondrial isoform X2, with protein sequence MSSTAARALTSVSRAAFSWKPTGRPQQTLAAAVSRSGVGLHLGACVTATLFPTQAGEGRYFLVEGEEEARVAAEVRNAEPRSQLCTTLRRGEGAHTRVQTVEHLLSAMEALGVDNCRIELSGGDEIPLLDGSAQEWVEAIQSVGLCAAEDANGQKLDKLAPEIHEPVYLRRDDCFIAAFPSSQIHITYGIDFPKVPTIGCQWVSTYLDDNIYSSKIAPARTFCIFEEVEEMRAAGLIKGGSLENAMVCSISGGWLNPPLRFKDEPCRHKILDLIGDFSLFAQNGTQGFPIAHIIAYKAGHALHNDFLSHLSGKITVDKEQLAGQCSNVYSSYSSYVR encoded by the exons atgtcctccaccgccgcccgAGCCCTAACGTCCGTCTCCCGCGCAGCCTTCTCCTGGAAGCCG ACGGGGCGCCCGCAGCAAACTCTGGCGGCGGCGGTGAGCAGGTCAGGCGTGGGGCTCCACTTGGGAGCGTGCGTCACCGCCACGCTGTTCCCGACGCAAGCTGGCGAGGGTAGGTATTTCCTCGTGGAGGGTGAGGAGGAGGCGAGGGTGGCGGCAGAGGTGAGGAACGCCGAGCCACGGTCGCAGCTCTGCACGACGCTTCGGCGAGGCGAAGGCGCCCACACGCGGGTCCAGACGGTGGAGCACCTTCTCTCGGCGATGGAGGCACTTGGCGTCGACAACTGCCGTATCGAGCTTAGCGGCGGTGACGAG ATTCCTTTGCTTGATGGATCAGCGCAAGAGTGGGTAGAAGCAATACAAAGCGTTGGCTTGTGTGCGGCAGAGGATGCCAATGGGCAAAAGTTGGATAAACTGGCGCCTGAAATTCATGAGCCTGTTTACCTACGGAGAGATGATTGCTTTATAGCTGCATTCCCTAGCTCGCAAATCCACATCACCTATGGCATTGATTTCCCAAAG GTGCCAACGATTGGGTGTCAATGGGTTTCCACATACCTGGATGATAATATATACTCAAGCAAGATTGCGCCTGCAAGAACTTTCTGTATATTTGAAGAG GTTGAAGAAATGCGTGCTGCTGGACTCATCAAAGGAGGATCACTAGAAAATGCTATGGTTTGCAG CATATCTGGTGGTTGGCTGAATCCACCACTGCGGTTCAAGGATGAACCTTGCCGCCACAAGATTTTAGATCTTATTGGTGACTTCTCGCTGTTTGCACAGAATGGTACCCAGGGTTTTCCAATTGCTCATATAATTGCCTATAAG GCTGGTCACGCGCTGCACAACGATTTTCTCAGCCATCTGTCTGGAAAGATCACTGTGGACAAAGAACAACTTGCTGGGCAATGTTCAAACGTATACAGCTCCTATTCATCGTATGTTCGGTAG
- the LOC136540373 gene encoding probable UDP-3-O-acyl-N-acetylglucosamine deacetylase 1, mitochondrial isoform X1 — MSSTAARALTSVSRAAFSWKPTGRPQQTLAAAVSRSGVGLHLGACVTATLFPTQAGEGRYFLVEGEEEARVAAEVRNAEPRSQLCTTLRRGEGAHTRVQTVEHLLSAMEALGVDNCRIELSGGDEIPLLDGSAQEWVEAIQSVGLCAAEDANGQKLDKLAPEIHEPVYLRRDDCFIAAFPSSQIHITYGIDFPKVPTIGCQWVSTYLDDNIYSSKIAPARTFCIFEEVEEMRAAGLIKGGSLENAMVCSISGGWLNPPLRFKDEPCRHKILDLIGDFSLFAQNGTQGFPIAHIIAYKCHVGFLLVRGRCFAKPPHERNAGHALHNDFLSHLSGKITVDKEQLAGQCSNVYSSYSSYVR; from the exons atgtcctccaccgccgcccgAGCCCTAACGTCCGTCTCCCGCGCAGCCTTCTCCTGGAAGCCG ACGGGGCGCCCGCAGCAAACTCTGGCGGCGGCGGTGAGCAGGTCAGGCGTGGGGCTCCACTTGGGAGCGTGCGTCACCGCCACGCTGTTCCCGACGCAAGCTGGCGAGGGTAGGTATTTCCTCGTGGAGGGTGAGGAGGAGGCGAGGGTGGCGGCAGAGGTGAGGAACGCCGAGCCACGGTCGCAGCTCTGCACGACGCTTCGGCGAGGCGAAGGCGCCCACACGCGGGTCCAGACGGTGGAGCACCTTCTCTCGGCGATGGAGGCACTTGGCGTCGACAACTGCCGTATCGAGCTTAGCGGCGGTGACGAG ATTCCTTTGCTTGATGGATCAGCGCAAGAGTGGGTAGAAGCAATACAAAGCGTTGGCTTGTGTGCGGCAGAGGATGCCAATGGGCAAAAGTTGGATAAACTGGCGCCTGAAATTCATGAGCCTGTTTACCTACGGAGAGATGATTGCTTTATAGCTGCATTCCCTAGCTCGCAAATCCACATCACCTATGGCATTGATTTCCCAAAG GTGCCAACGATTGGGTGTCAATGGGTTTCCACATACCTGGATGATAATATATACTCAAGCAAGATTGCGCCTGCAAGAACTTTCTGTATATTTGAAGAG GTTGAAGAAATGCGTGCTGCTGGACTCATCAAAGGAGGATCACTAGAAAATGCTATGGTTTGCAG CATATCTGGTGGTTGGCTGAATCCACCACTGCGGTTCAAGGATGAACCTTGCCGCCACAAGATTTTAGATCTTATTGGTGACTTCTCGCTGTTTGCACAGAATGGTACCCAGGGTTTTCCAATTGCTCATATAATTGCCTATAAG TGCCACGTAGGATTTTTACTGGTAAGAGGTCGTTGTTTCGCGAAACCACCTCATGAGCGAAAT GCTGGTCACGCGCTGCACAACGATTTTCTCAGCCATCTGTCTGGAAAGATCACTGTGGACAAAGAACAACTTGCTGGGCAATGTTCAAACGTATACAGCTCCTATTCATCGTATGTTCGGTAG